From Oscillospiraceae bacterium CM, a single genomic window includes:
- the tsaE gene encoding tRNA (adenosine(37)-N6)-threonylcarbamoyltransferase complex ATPase subunit type 1 TsaE, which translates to MTIVTNSAEETTTAGISLAAKLKGGSVVALRGDLGAGKTQFVRGLAIGLGIQARVTSPTFTIVNEYSGSVPLFHFDIYRLHDANALYDIGWDDYLDRGGVIAVEWSEIAESAFPDNTVRVTITKENDTTRRITIDFPEAHA; encoded by the coding sequence ATGACAATTGTGACAAACAGTGCCGAGGAGACGACAACAGCGGGGATAAGCCTCGCCGCCAAACTAAAGGGCGGCAGCGTTGTTGCGCTGCGCGGTGATCTCGGCGCGGGCAAAACACAGTTTGTGCGCGGCTTGGCGATTGGCCTTGGCATACAAGCGCGCGTCACGAGCCCAACATTTACAATCGTCAATGAATATTCCGGCTCCGTGCCGCTTTTTCATTTTGACATCTACCGCCTGCACGACGCAAACGCGCTGTACGACATCGGCTGGGACGATTATCTCGACCGAGGCGGCGTCATTGCCGTCGAGTGGAGCGAAATCGCTGAGTCGGCATTTCCCGATAACACCGTCCGCGTGACGATTACAAAAGAAAACGATACGACTCGGCGGATAACCATTGACTTTCCGGAGGCGCACGCATGA
- a CDS encoding FtsW/RodA/SpoVE family cell cycle protein — MKKKMDAVIRYMREADMLLLALCVISTVYGIILIDSAVQSSGSTSYVVIQTIALLLGIGLFVFFSLLDIDVMADKSKILYVLSLLFISTLFIWGVEGGTGNRAWLRFGSIGIQPAEVVKIPFTIIMAKMISDFKERRTLNATMPLLQIIAVFGVMFIFILISSQDLGSALVYFFILFMMLFIAGLDFRWMIIGGGLVAAFIPLAWRFFLSAYQKARILAPYDPTIDPSGLYVNWQSSQSKIAIAAGNFLGQGLYNGAMTQSGAVPKQYTDFVFSVAGEELGFIGSLAIIILLMAIIIRCVYVGIRSNNTVGFLVCFGLAAMLLFQTLENIGMCLGLTPVIGLTLPFFSYGGSSIVTMFAAMGIISGIKMRPKPTHFRGLDNY; from the coding sequence GTGAAAAAGAAGATGGACGCCGTAATCCGCTATATGAGAGAAGCGGACATGTTGCTTCTGGCATTGTGTGTCATCAGCACCGTTTACGGCATTATTTTAATTGACAGCGCTGTTCAAAGCAGCGGGAGCACATCGTATGTCGTGATACAAACGATTGCGCTTTTACTGGGTATCGGCCTTTTTGTCTTCTTCTCACTCCTGGACATTGACGTCATGGCCGACAAGTCAAAGATTCTCTATGTCCTAAGCCTTCTATTCATTTCAACGCTGTTTATCTGGGGCGTTGAAGGCGGTACGGGTAACAGGGCGTGGCTTCGATTTGGATCGATCGGCATTCAGCCGGCGGAGGTCGTTAAAATTCCGTTTACAATCATCATGGCAAAAATGATTTCCGATTTTAAGGAGCGGCGGACACTCAACGCGACGATGCCGCTTTTGCAAATCATAGCTGTTTTCGGCGTTATGTTTATATTCATTCTAATCTCGTCGCAAGACCTTGGTTCAGCGCTCGTCTATTTCTTTATTTTATTCATGATGCTCTTTATCGCGGGGCTGGATTTTCGCTGGATGATTATTGGCGGTGGACTTGTAGCCGCGTTTATTCCGCTGGCTTGGAGGTTTTTCCTTTCGGCATATCAGAAAGCCCGCATTCTCGCCCCGTATGACCCGACGATCGACCCTTCCGGTCTCTACGTCAACTGGCAATCGAGCCAGAGTAAAATCGCCATTGCCGCCGGGAACTTCTTAGGGCAGGGCCTTTATAACGGGGCGATGACACAATCCGGTGCCGTTCCAAAGCAGTATACCGACTTTGTTTTTTCCGTTGCCGGGGAAGAACTCGGCTTTATCGGCAGCCTCGCGATTATCATTTTACTCATGGCAATAATAATCCGGTGTGTTTACGTCGGCATCCGCTCGAACAACACCGTTGGATTTCTCGTCTGCTTTGGGCTGGCTGCCATGCTGCTCTTTCAAACCCTGGAGAACATCGGCATGTGCCTTGGCCTGACGCCCGTCATCGGGTTAACGCTGCCGTTTTTCAGCTATGGCGGTTCGTCAATTGTCACGATGTTTGCCGCGATGGGTATCATATCAGGTATTAAAATGCGCCCGAAACCGACGCATTTTCGCGGTCTTGATAATTATTAA
- a CDS encoding deoxyguanosinetriphosphate triphosphohydrolase, with amino-acid sequence MTVRQQREEHERLIILPPGVRSEATKGRAVTEQESDVRTCFQRDVDRIIHSKSFRRLMHKTQVFLQPEGDHYRTRLTHTIEVARIARTIARALLLNEDLTEAIALGHDLGHTPFGHAGERALNLILSDFGGYNHALQSLRVVDRLEKDGQGLNLTYEVRDGIVCHTGDTIPETLEGQVVRLADRAAYINHDVDDAVRAGILYETDIPQEIACALGDHYSLRIDTIIKDIIVASADRTAIRMSPGVTFVFNSFRSFMFERVYTNMRAKSEEKKVYGILSAIFDYYRDHPEHLPPEYRHIADSDGIERAVSDYVSGMTDKYAMSQYNTLFIPEAWQVK; translated from the coding sequence ATGACTGTCAGGCAGCAACGCGAAGAGCACGAGCGCCTCATCATCCTGCCGCCCGGTGTGCGATCGGAAGCGACAAAAGGCCGTGCCGTCACGGAACAGGAAAGTGACGTGCGTACCTGCTTTCAGCGCGACGTTGACCGCATCATCCACAGCAAGTCGTTCCGGCGCTTGATGCATAAAACACAGGTATTCCTTCAGCCGGAGGGTGACCATTACAGAACGCGTCTGACACACACGATCGAGGTGGCCCGCATCGCGCGGACGATCGCGCGCGCCCTCTTGCTCAACGAGGATTTGACAGAGGCGATCGCTCTGGGGCATGATCTCGGCCACACGCCGTTCGGTCACGCCGGAGAGCGCGCGCTGAACCTCATTTTATCCGACTTCGGCGGTTATAACCACGCGCTGCAAAGCCTCCGCGTTGTTGACAGGCTTGAAAAGGACGGGCAAGGTCTGAATCTGACATATGAAGTTCGCGACGGCATAGTCTGCCACACCGGCGACACAATTCCGGAAACGCTGGAAGGGCAGGTCGTCCGTCTGGCGGACAGAGCCGCTTACATCAATCACGACGTCGATGACGCCGTTCGCGCCGGTATTTTGTACGAAACCGATATACCGCAGGAAATTGCCTGCGCACTGGGTGACCATTACAGCCTTAGGATCGATACGATTATTAAGGACATTATCGTTGCCAGCGCCGACAGAACAGCCATCCGCATGAGTCCCGGCGTCACGTTTGTTTTCAACAGCTTTCGCAGCTTTATGTTTGAGCGTGTTTATACAAATATGCGCGCGAAAAGCGAGGAAAAAAAGGTCTACGGCATCTTGTCCGCCATTTTTGATTATTACCGCGATCACCCCGAGCACTTGCCGCCGGAATACCGCCACATTGCCGACAGCGACGGTATTGAGCGTGCCGTCTCCGATTATGTCTCCGGCATGACGGATAAATATGCCATGTCACAATATAACACGCTGTTTATCCCGGAGGCGTGGCAGGTTAAATAA